One Leptolyngbya sp. 'hensonii' DNA window includes the following coding sequences:
- the coaE gene encoding dephospho-CoA kinase (Dephospho-CoA kinase (CoaE) performs the final step in coenzyme A biosynthesis.), translating to MKRVIGLTGGIGMGKTLVSRYLEAAHHLPILDADVYARDAVAPGSPILATIVARYGAELLLADQTLDRRRLGSLVFNDPAERLWLEQQIHPYVRDRFQAALSAEVYQQGTTIVLVIPLLFEAGMTDLVTEIWVVYTSRKLQIERLLQRELGDGSDGNSLKLAEIQARIDSQMAIAEKIGAADVVLENSSTPEALYAQVDRALFRGSQGDRSAPRNGLD from the coding sequence ATGAAACGGGTTATTGGTCTGACAGGTGGTATTGGCATGGGTAAAACCCTGGTTTCCCGCTATCTGGAGGCGGCCCACCACCTACCCATTCTGGATGCTGATGTTTATGCCAGGGATGCTGTAGCTCCGGGTTCTCCGATTCTGGCTACCATCGTAGCTCGCTATGGAGCTGAGCTCTTGCTGGCAGACCAGACCCTAGATCGGCGGCGTCTGGGCAGCCTGGTTTTCAACGATCCTGCCGAACGGCTCTGGCTAGAACAGCAAATTCATCCCTATGTGCGCGATCGGTTCCAGGCAGCTCTCAGCGCTGAGGTCTATCAGCAGGGCACCACGATCGTCCTAGTGATCCCACTCCTGTTTGAGGCCGGGATGACCGATCTGGTGACAGAAATCTGGGTGGTTTACACCTCCAGAAAGCTCCAAATTGAGCGACTCCTGCAGCGGGAATTGGGAGATGGCTCGGATGGGAACTCCCTAAAACTGGCAGAAATTCAGGCTCGAATTGACAGTCAAATGGCGATCGCGGAGAAAATAGGGGCTGCCGATGTTGTTCTGGAAAATTCCTCTACCCCGGAGGCGTTGTATGCCCAGGTCGATCGGGCCTTGTTCAGGGGTTCCCAGGGCGATAGATCCGCCCCCAGGAATGGTCTGGATTGA
- the xrtO gene encoding exosortase O, whose translation MRIIVPSRLNIWKNWLPFSLLALAWFLANFSSLQWLLRSLEWRSQSHLILAGMLLVAIGFYLVRSRQHSPTPWVEPLTLRFLPLTLLLGSSTLAIGCQWLLDLRQMTILLFAIGTYGLLGLVMPPTLWHRGLPVALLVACLLPFSSEFGTGLGFPARVLTAQMVEHVLSLWQVAAVSSHDIILLENGIAHVDSPCSGMKSLWTGSLFLLAATWLEHRWLGVRWLLVWGLTLFLLISANLLRVLLLVLITAVLKQPQVAHLLHVPLGLLGFVAACGLGWGALQGVPRQDRQIVAAIASPAQILHPKRLILVGLLATILAQGLLLQGISASRSTLPIAPLVWPTQMVSHPIPLTEAEQGLFASRSALVTEKRRFVSTEGLSGSLLVLGGTNWSTYHAPELCFVGNGLRVDRMEVRQLAPDLPARWLSLQQDQLSAAYWFQSAQRTTDNFLSRIWSQMFERDRRWFLVSILFDQTYSPTDSRLQSFVTTIHQTVRQSLTGAQL comes from the coding sequence ATGCGGATTATTGTTCCCTCCAGATTAAACATCTGGAAAAATTGGCTTCCTTTTAGTCTGCTTGCCCTGGCCTGGTTCCTGGCCAATTTTTCCTCCCTGCAGTGGTTATTGCGATCCCTGGAATGGAGATCCCAGTCCCACCTGATTCTGGCTGGGATGCTGCTGGTCGCCATTGGATTTTATCTGGTGCGATCGCGGCAGCACTCCCCAACTCCGTGGGTAGAACCGTTGACCCTGCGGTTCCTGCCCCTGACCCTGTTGCTGGGATCTTCCACCCTGGCGATCGGCTGCCAGTGGTTGCTCGATCTACGCCAGATGACCATTCTGCTGTTTGCGATCGGCACCTATGGCTTGCTGGGGCTAGTTATGCCACCTACTCTCTGGCACAGAGGGCTGCCAGTAGCACTCCTGGTTGCCTGCCTGCTGCCCTTTAGCTCAGAATTTGGCACCGGCCTGGGTTTTCCGGCCAGAGTGTTGACGGCTCAAATGGTCGAGCATGTGCTTTCCCTCTGGCAGGTGGCGGCGGTTTCCTCCCATGACATTATTCTGCTGGAGAACGGCATTGCCCATGTGGATAGTCCCTGCAGTGGCATGAAGAGCCTGTGGACCGGAAGCCTGTTTCTGCTGGCTGCGACCTGGCTGGAGCATCGGTGGTTGGGTGTTCGCTGGCTGCTGGTCTGGGGGCTGACCCTGTTTCTGTTGATCTCGGCCAATCTACTGCGAGTGCTCTTGCTGGTCCTGATTACGGCTGTGTTGAAGCAGCCCCAAGTGGCTCATCTGCTGCATGTGCCCCTGGGATTACTGGGGTTTGTGGCTGCCTGCGGGTTGGGTTGGGGAGCCTTACAAGGGGTGCCCCGGCAGGATCGCCAGATTGTAGCAGCGATCGCATCTCCTGCCCAGATTCTGCATCCCAAGCGGTTGATTCTGGTCGGTCTGCTAGCGACAATCCTGGCTCAGGGATTACTCTTGCAGGGGATCAGTGCCTCCCGTTCAACCCTCCCAATTGCTCCCCTGGTTTGGCCAACCCAGATGGTTTCTCATCCCATCCCCCTGACTGAGGCTGAGCAAGGTCTGTTTGCTAGCAGATCGGCTCTGGTGACGGAGAAACGTCGATTTGTTTCGACTGAAGGTCTGTCTGGCTCCCTGCTGGTGTTGGGTGGAACCAACTGGAGTACTTACCATGCTCCAGAACTCTGTTTCGTGGGGAATGGGCTGAGGGTCGATCGGATGGAAGTACGGCAACTGGCTCCCGATCTGCCCGCTCGCTGGCTTTCCCTGCAGCAGGATCAGCTATCGGCAGCCTACTGGTTTCAATCTGCTCAACGCACAACGGACAATTTTTTGTCGCGGATCTGGAGCCAGATGTTTGAGCGCGATCGCCGCTGGTTCCTGGTTTCCATTCTGTTTGATCAAACCTATTCTCCTACAGACTCCCGCTTGCAATCCTTCGTCACGACGATTCACCAAACTGTTCGCCAAAGCCTTACTGGAGCACAGCTATGA
- a CDS encoding TIGR02921 family PEP-CTERM protein: MKQLFPILGHLIFWSWNLTFSTIVYLGILPLIAPPLIVDGFLGLVPVDILLTLLALMAVPTLCTFLGLFYFLRRPLHLMRLFYGVEAPLFFLCLIRLFLIREVTPASAQVLWTVLACIVIFLLELFYGYRAEQPRLGRLQLIGHSLMLWVGLFAGALFAFYAIPLGWVLLQAFFKFEWLGALFSMFISRPLETLWWLPLSVVLFFFTATLFVIMPFALSTFYVQSWRRVMLASLEHQGRLQTWIGTVAPAAVWMILFWMLQQQPQLQAFQTLKTLANTDQNRQTLLTQSESVRRGLLNAYLLPYRYLSTTGNNNHIEQMYQSVFHLARPEARFLQDCYNQLMSPFLYQGSNDEDDRAEKLYEEFFDVPIQKAERKAIQHALTSTYNRSEAKAGLISINQETVWVKQQRVTVTEQRDWADVELYEVYENKTNDEQEVFYSFSLPESAVITGLWLGNSEKLDDRYPFVVSPRGAAQEVYNQQVQRRVDPALLEQVGPRHYRLRAFPVPRQAVTRWDQKQQLHLWLTYKVMRQDAGWAMPQLGEKRNAFWTGRTERILNGKKVKVDRQEWLPAFLPASNHRPLLHQISLADNYQMTVKPLADRDYRLPNGKRFAIVVDSSRSMGAHRQDLVKTFTWLKQVALKQNQADLYITRSPGMVPQRFDNLGSFEIEKLTFYGTVQLQQMLEQFNRLRKEVAYDAILLVTDEGSYELSKEAKALAAVPAPLWMVHLGGQLPPAYDDTTLQAIQGSNGGVSTDPQEVLRRLATKTALGAAAVNVMDGYAWLTGQVEQATAASSSGFAPIAARQLIVGLSREVSQAGQLAQLDAMHAIAKSYKIVTPYSSMIVLVNDAQREALKQAEARKDRFDREVETGKEQLTKPGQPFEVSGVPEPEEWLLLAVVAIGLVLIVRYRRKLGSSL, encoded by the coding sequence ATGAAGCAGCTATTTCCTATCCTCGGACACCTGATCTTCTGGTCCTGGAATTTGACTTTCTCGACGATCGTTTACCTGGGTATTCTGCCGCTGATTGCTCCCCCACTCATCGTTGACGGGTTTCTGGGTCTGGTCCCTGTGGATATTCTCCTGACGCTGTTGGCGCTCATGGCTGTGCCGACCCTCTGTACCTTTCTGGGCTTGTTTTACTTCCTCAGGCGTCCCTTGCACTTGATGCGACTGTTTTATGGGGTGGAAGCCCCTTTGTTTTTCCTCTGTTTGATTCGCCTGTTCCTGATTCGAGAAGTGACACCTGCCTCAGCCCAGGTGCTGTGGACAGTTCTGGCCTGTATCGTGATTTTTCTGCTGGAGTTGTTCTATGGTTACAGGGCTGAGCAGCCTCGCCTGGGGCGATTGCAATTGATCGGGCACAGTCTGATGCTCTGGGTCGGCCTGTTTGCTGGGGCTCTGTTTGCTTTTTATGCCATTCCCCTCGGCTGGGTCCTGCTTCAGGCTTTCTTTAAGTTTGAATGGCTGGGGGCTCTGTTCTCGATGTTCATCTCCCGTCCCCTGGAAACCCTCTGGTGGTTGCCCCTGAGTGTGGTCTTGTTCTTCTTCACGGCAACCCTGTTTGTGATCATGCCCTTTGCCCTGTCTACCTTCTATGTCCAGTCCTGGCGGCGGGTCATGCTGGCTTCCCTGGAGCACCAAGGGCGGTTACAAACCTGGATCGGAACCGTGGCCCCGGCTGCTGTCTGGATGATTTTATTCTGGATGTTGCAGCAACAGCCCCAACTCCAGGCATTCCAAACCTTGAAAACCCTGGCCAACACGGATCAAAATCGGCAGACCCTGCTGACCCAGTCCGAATCAGTGCGTCGAGGGCTGTTGAATGCCTATCTGCTGCCCTATCGCTATCTCAGCACGACCGGCAATAACAACCACATCGAGCAGATGTACCAATCGGTCTTCCATCTTGCCCGACCCGAAGCCCGCTTTCTGCAGGATTGCTATAACCAGCTTATGTCTCCTTTCCTGTATCAGGGGTCTAATGACGAGGACGATCGGGCCGAAAAACTATATGAGGAATTTTTCGATGTTCCGATTCAAAAGGCTGAACGCAAAGCAATTCAACATGCCCTGACCTCGACCTATAACCGCAGTGAGGCCAAGGCTGGGCTGATTAGCATTAACCAGGAAACGGTCTGGGTGAAGCAACAGCGGGTAACGGTGACAGAACAGAGGGACTGGGCTGATGTGGAACTCTATGAGGTCTACGAAAACAAAACCAATGATGAGCAGGAGGTTTTCTACTCCTTCTCCCTGCCGGAAAGTGCGGTGATTACAGGGTTATGGTTGGGGAATAGTGAAAAGCTGGACGATCGCTATCCCTTTGTGGTGTCTCCGCGCGGAGCCGCTCAGGAGGTCTACAATCAACAGGTGCAGAGACGGGTAGATCCGGCTCTCCTGGAACAGGTGGGGCCTCGTCACTATCGATTGCGGGCGTTTCCCGTGCCCCGACAGGCGGTTACCCGTTGGGATCAGAAGCAGCAACTGCATCTGTGGTTAACCTACAAAGTCATGCGGCAGGATGCAGGCTGGGCTATGCCTCAGTTGGGGGAAAAGCGGAATGCGTTCTGGACGGGTAGAACCGAACGGATTTTGAATGGCAAGAAGGTAAAGGTTGATCGGCAAGAATGGCTGCCCGCATTTCTGCCCGCTTCGAATCATCGTCCCCTGCTGCACCAGATCAGCCTGGCGGACAATTACCAGATGACGGTGAAGCCTCTGGCCGATCGGGACTATCGCCTGCCCAACGGGAAGCGGTTTGCGATCGTTGTGGATAGCTCCCGCAGCATGGGGGCTCACCGTCAGGATCTGGTCAAAACCTTCACCTGGCTGAAGCAGGTGGCCTTGAAGCAGAACCAGGCGGATTTGTACATCACTCGCTCCCCCGGTATGGTGCCCCAGCGGTTTGACAATCTGGGCTCCTTTGAAATTGAAAAACTGACCTTCTATGGAACAGTGCAACTGCAGCAGATGCTGGAGCAATTTAACCGGCTTCGCAAGGAAGTGGCCTATGATGCCATTCTCCTGGTGACGGATGAGGGCAGCTATGAACTGTCCAAGGAGGCTAAAGCCCTGGCGGCGGTACCTGCGCCTTTATGGATGGTGCACCTGGGCGGCCAATTGCCCCCAGCATATGATGACACTACCCTGCAGGCGATTCAGGGGAGTAATGGCGGCGTCTCCACGGATCCCCAGGAGGTTTTGCGACGACTGGCCACAAAAACAGCTCTGGGAGCAGCAGCAGTCAATGTCATGGATGGGTATGCCTGGTTGACTGGTCAGGTGGAACAGGCAACAGCAGCATCCAGTAGTGGTTTTGCTCCGATCGCAGCCCGACAGTTGATTGTGGGTCTGAGTCGGGAGGTCAGTCAGGCCGGACAACTGGCCCAACTGGATGCCATGCATGCGATCGCCAAATCCTACAAAATTGTCACCCCTTACTCCTCCATGATTGTGCTGGTGAATGATGCTCAGCGGGAGGCCCTGAAGCAGGCTGAGGCCCGCAAAGATCGGTTCGATCGGGAAGTGGAAACGGGCAAGGAACAATTGACGAAACCCGGTCAGCCGTTTGAAGTATCGGGAGTGCCAGAACCGGAAGAGTGGCTGTTGCTGGCTGTGGTGGCGATCGGGCTGGTTCTGATCGTCCGCTATCGCCGAAAATTGGGTTCGAGCCTGTAG
- a CDS encoding glycerate kinase: MMVDLQQLKIQFLQDQERAQAFGITLENVNQTLEQRLQIFPAIYPAILHLCQDDLKLNLNVSAMLWDTWLPLALKLADHRRAANRLLVQGILGGQGTGKTTLGRVLTLILQHLGYRSLSLSLDDLYKTYEDRQALRDRDPRLIWRGPPGTHDISLGLTILERLRDAHPLAEIAVPRFDKSLHGGQGDRTVPELVQGIDILLFEGWFVGVQPIDPAAFLHPPFPIVTEADRTFARDMNTSLQDYLPLWDQLDLLMVLFPVDYRLSLAWRQQAEHQLIARGKSGMTDREIEQFVTYFWKSLHPELFLPPLIQSPDRANLVIEINPDHSWGRIYRPGNP, encoded by the coding sequence AGAACAACGATTGCAGATCTTTCCAGCTATCTATCCGGCGATTCTCCACCTCTGTCAGGACGACCTCAAACTCAACCTCAATGTCTCAGCCATGCTCTGGGATACCTGGCTACCCCTGGCGCTAAAACTGGCAGATCATCGGCGTGCGGCAAATCGACTCCTGGTGCAGGGGATTCTGGGGGGGCAGGGCACCGGTAAAACGACGCTGGGAAGGGTGCTTACCCTGATTCTGCAGCATTTGGGCTATCGTAGCCTCAGTCTTTCCCTGGACGACCTCTACAAAACCTATGAGGATCGTCAGGCCCTGCGCGATCGCGATCCCCGCTTAATCTGGCGAGGGCCACCCGGAACCCACGACATTTCCCTGGGGCTGACTATCCTGGAAAGGTTGCGGGATGCTCATCCCCTGGCTGAGATTGCCGTCCCCCGATTTGATAAGTCGCTCCATGGGGGCCAGGGGGATCGGACTGTTCCTGAATTGGTCCAGGGGATCGATATCCTGCTGTTTGAGGGATGGTTTGTTGGCGTCCAACCGATCGATCCGGCTGCCTTTCTGCATCCACCTTTCCCGATCGTGACTGAGGCCGATCGAACCTTTGCTCGTGATATGAATACCAGCTTGCAGGACTACCTGCCCCTCTGGGATCAACTGGATTTACTGATGGTCCTCTTCCCGGTAGACTACCGTCTCAGTCTGGCATGGCGGCAGCAGGCTGAACACCAGTTGATCGCTAGAGGGAAGTCTGGCATGACCGATCGAGAAATTGAGCAGTTCGTCACCTATTTCTGGAAATCGCTCCATCCCGAGTTGTTCCTCCCTCCCCTGATCCAGTCCCCCGATCGGGCGAACCTGGTAATTGAAATCAATCCAGACCATTCCTGGGGGCGGATCTATCGCCCTGGGAACCCCTGA